GCTGCGCGTCAGCGGCGTGCCGACCTCGCTCGAGACCGCCCGCCTCGCCCGTGAACGCGGCATTCCGCTCCTCGACCTGGAGGAGCCGCTGGACGTCGCGATCGACGGCGCCGACGAGATCGGGCCGCGCCGGGCGCTGACCAAGGGCGGCGGCGGCGCGATGACGCGAGAGAAATGTGTGGCGCTCGCCGCCAGGCGCTTCGTGATCGTCGCGGATGCCTCAAAGCTCGTGCGCCGCTTGAGCTGGCCCGTGCCCGTTGAGGTGCTGCCCTTCGCCGAAGGCCTGGTGCTGCGCACATTGCGCGAGCGCTTGGCGGGGGCCGAGCCGCGGCTGCGCCTGGTCGATGGCGCCCCATTCCTCACCGACAACGGCAATCACATCATCGATGTTGGCTTTGGCGGCCAGCGCCTTCCGCCCGCCCGACTCGGCCGCGCTATACGGCAGATCCCGGGCGTGGTCGAACATGGGTTGTTCGTGGATATGCGGCCGGTGGTTTACGTCGCCGGCGACGCCGGTGTGCGCGTGATCCGTTGATCGCGGCCATCGCCGCTAAGGGCTAGGAGGCGCCGCGAGCGGGAGCCACCGTGGAGTGGCGCAGGTCGCCGGCGCCGCGAGGGGTCGCCACGGTGTACGGCCCCTCCGGCAAGATCGCAATGCTCGCGTCCGGCTGCCTCGCCAGCAGCGCCCTGAGCGCCGCCTCCACCGACTCGACCGGCTCGAAATGGGCCACGCGGATCTGCGCCGCGCTCAAGCCGCCGCAGAAGGCGTAGACGCGGGCCTTCTCCTGCACGATCGCCTGGACCTGCGCCTGCCACTGGTCGGGCGTCGTCTCGGCGCCGTCGTGCAGCAGATCGAACAGCTCGTGCGGGCCGTGCGCCGCGGCCAGGATTGCGCCGTAACTGCCGTGACTGGGGATGCCGTCCCGGCATTCGGCCGCGAGGACGATGCTGCCGCCGCGCCGCACAATGCGCGCCGCCGCCGAAAGCCCCTTGACCGCCTGATAGAGGTTCTGATCCAGCGGGTAGCCGCCGTTGGTAGTAACGACGATGTCGTACTCGTGCGGGACGGCTTGCTCCTGCGCCCCGGCGACGAAGGCGCAGCCGGCGGCGTGCGCGGCGTAGCCTTCGCCGGAGAACACGCCGGTGATCCTGCCCTGCTTGTTGACGGTGACGTCCAGCGTGAAGGTCGGCGGCGCCAGGGCCACGACCTCACGC
This DNA window, taken from Dehalococcoidia bacterium, encodes the following:
- the larA gene encoding nickel-dependent lactate racemase codes for the protein MRVRLAYGERGLEIDAPDGATLIESAPVPGVPDERAALLRGLRQPLVGPPLAELVRGGQRAVLVFPDVTRAFPSRRVVPVVLAELEAAGFGPERLTLLSGTGTHRANTPAELEQMLGADVLRRYRVVNHDARAAETLVLLGSTSQGAPALLDRVYIEADVRVVVGLIEPHFFAGYSGGAKGVCPGVAGLETVLFAHDRTRIGDPLATWGCIAHNPVQQLVREVVALAPPTFTLDVTVNKQGRITGVFSGEGYAAHAAGCAFVAGAQEQAVPHEYDIVVTTNGGYPLDQNLYQAVKGLSAAARIVRRGGSIVLAAECRDGIPSHGSYGAILAAAHGPHELFDLLHDGAETTPDQWQAQVQAIVQEKARVYAFCGGLSAAQIRVAHFEPVESVEAALRALLARQPDASIAILPEGPYTVATPRGAGDLRHSTVAPARGAS
- the rpiA gene encoding ribose-5-phosphate isomerase RpiA; this translates as MAEAQTALKQAAAVVAVRAEVRDGMRLGLGTGSTAFFVLEELARRIREEGLRVSGVPTSLETARLARERGIPLLDLEEPLDVAIDGADEIGPRRALTKGGGGAMTREKCVALAARRFVIVADASKLVRRLSWPVPVEVLPFAEGLVLRTLRERLAGAEPRLRLVDGAPFLTDNGNHIIDVGFGGQRLPPARLGRAIRQIPGVVEHGLFVDMRPVVYVAGDAGVRVIR